Proteins encoded together in one Laspinema palackyanum D2c window:
- a CDS encoding DUF1648 domain-containing protein: MKDNQQRPVIKAIAYSPLEIVLEITALMGVVASLAIGFYYWHRLPPSIPLHFGITGKPDLWGPKLTFWLIPSIGFISYLAMTITNFFPNTFNYPVPITPENLPTQYKIARQVLLWMKAEVMGILLWIEWGMIQVALKQSTHLSIFYLLGFLALLFLTIGFYLRKSYCDR; the protein is encoded by the coding sequence ATGAAAGACAATCAACAACGACCTGTTATCAAGGCGATCGCCTACTCCCCCTTAGAAATCGTCCTGGAAATTACCGCCTTGATGGGTGTCGTTGCCAGTCTGGCGATCGGCTTCTACTATTGGCATCGCCTCCCCCCTTCAATTCCCCTCCACTTTGGTATCACAGGCAAACCCGACTTATGGGGACCTAAACTAACTTTCTGGTTAATTCCCAGCATCGGATTCATCAGTTATCTAGCCATGACAATTACTAATTTCTTTCCCAATACCTTTAATTATCCAGTCCCCATCACCCCAGAAAACTTACCAACTCAATATAAAATCGCTCGTCAGGTTTTGCTGTGGATGAAAGCAGAAGTTATGGGAATTCTCCTCTGGATTGAATGGGGAATGATTCAAGTGGCCTTGAAACAATCCACTCATTTATCAATTTTTTATCTGCTGGGCTTTTTAGCTTTGTTATTTTTAACGATTGGGTTTTATTTAAGGAAATCTTATTGCGATCGGTAG